In Alkalihalobacterium alkalinitrilicum, a genomic segment contains:
- a CDS encoding universal stress protein: MFQQILLAADGSKHSIRAAEKAVHLIKNKANGFVEVIYVINGSTSKADVLRNLDSNQIEKTRREKLKEILNIFTTEGIKYQVNIVRGEPGPTVVEYANGKNFDCLVIGSRGLNALQSMVLGSVSHKVAKRVRCPVMIVK; encoded by the coding sequence ATGTTTCAACAAATACTTTTAGCTGCTGATGGTTCTAAACATTCCATACGCGCTGCCGAAAAAGCTGTTCATTTAATCAAGAACAAAGCCAATGGTTTTGTTGAAGTCATCTATGTCATTAACGGGTCAACATCTAAAGCAGATGTACTTCGTAATTTGGACTCAAATCAAATTGAGAAAACACGGAGAGAAAAATTAAAAGAAATTTTAAATATTTTCACAACTGAAGGAATTAAATACCAAGTAAATATTGTCCGAGGTGAGCCAGGTCCAACTGTCGTTGAGTATGCGAATGGTAAAAATTTTGATTGTCTTGTCATAGGAAGTAGAGGACTGAATGCTCTTCAAAGTATGGTATTAGGAAGTGTAAGTCACAAAGTGGCAAAACGAGTAAGGTGTCCAGTAATGATTGTTAAATAA
- a CDS encoding SAV0927 family protein, with amino-acid sequence MFESIYTMDEFPLVQHIGYATEERSYDFTLVFSGNFFGKTLVSCLQSGNSTLLDYEDVGDLSVIKQAFKIIEDAPAQDISTLLLTKIPISANYEQY; translated from the coding sequence TTGTTTGAATCAATCTATACTATGGATGAATTTCCCCTTGTACAACACATCGGTTATGCAACCGAAGAAAGAAGTTATGATTTTACACTTGTTTTTTCAGGTAACTTTTTTGGTAAAACTTTAGTTAGTTGTCTTCAAAGTGGAAATTCCACATTATTGGACTACGAAGATGTCGGTGATCTATCTGTTATAAAACAAGCATTTAAAATCATCGAAGATGCCCCAGCTCAAGATATTTCCACGCTTTTACTTACTAAAATCCCGATTTCAGCAAATTACGAACAGTATTAA
- a CDS encoding carbon starvation protein A yields MFTFLFAIALLIIGYFTYGKLIEKIFGVKEARQTPAYSMRDGVDYIPMGTNRNSLIQLLNIAGVGPIFGPIMGALYGPVAFIWIVVGSIFAGAVHDYLTGMISIRNKGAHLPQLAGKFLGNSMKHIVNAVAVLLLLLVGTVFVTAPAGLLFSLMDGVIALGIITGAIFVYYIIATLLPVDKIIGRIYPILGALLVISAIGVGGMLVITGAPIPELTLQNMHPAGVAIFPLLMITIACGAISGFHATQSPIISRTLQNERNGRKVFYGMMIVEGIIAMIWAAAAMSLFYGTDLNELIATGGAGLVVSEVAFTLLGAIGGTLAVLGVIVLPITSGDTAFRSARMIIAEYINLPQLKLLSRLWIALPLFVISFVLTNMDFTLLWRYFGVTNAAISAIALFVGAMYLAIQHKVHWVATIPATFMTMVALTFIFNAPIGFGLPMTTSYILGATGTIVILGLFGYKVKLNRQEANFKIDDEEKKVA; encoded by the coding sequence TTGTTCACATTTTTATTTGCTATCGCACTTTTAATTATTGGTTATTTTACGTACGGAAAGTTGATTGAAAAAATATTCGGTGTGAAAGAAGCGAGACAAACACCTGCTTATAGTATGAGAGACGGAGTTGACTACATTCCAATGGGAACGAATCGCAACTCGTTGATCCAGCTATTAAACATTGCGGGAGTTGGGCCTATTTTCGGTCCAATTATGGGTGCGCTCTATGGTCCAGTCGCCTTTATCTGGATCGTCGTTGGTAGTATTTTTGCTGGGGCTGTTCATGATTATTTAACAGGAATGATTTCTATTCGGAATAAAGGGGCGCACTTGCCTCAATTAGCAGGAAAATTTCTAGGAAATAGTATGAAGCACATAGTTAATGCAGTCGCAGTACTTTTATTACTTTTAGTTGGTACCGTTTTCGTGACTGCACCAGCTGGACTTTTATTTAGCTTAATGGATGGTGTTATTGCGTTAGGTATTATTACAGGAGCCATTTTTGTTTATTATATTATTGCAACTTTATTACCTGTAGATAAAATTATTGGACGAATTTATCCAATCTTAGGAGCTCTTTTAGTCATTAGTGCAATTGGGGTAGGTGGAATGCTTGTTATAACAGGAGCACCAATTCCTGAATTAACACTACAAAACATGCACCCGGCAGGAGTAGCTATTTTTCCATTATTAATGATTACAATTGCATGTGGTGCAATTTCTGGTTTCCACGCGACACAGTCACCAATTATTTCGAGAACATTACAGAATGAAAGAAATGGCCGTAAAGTTTTTTATGGAATGATGATTGTTGAAGGTATTATTGCCATGATTTGGGCCGCAGCTGCTATGAGCCTTTTCTATGGTACCGATTTAAATGAACTCATTGCCACTGGTGGAGCTGGACTTGTTGTTAGTGAAGTAGCCTTTACATTATTAGGGGCCATTGGTGGGACTTTAGCGGTATTAGGTGTAATCGTATTGCCAATTACATCAGGTGATACAGCGTTCCGTTCAGCTCGAATGATTATCGCTGAATACATTAATCTTCCGCAACTAAAGTTATTAAGTCGTTTATGGATTGCTTTACCGTTATTTGTAATTTCGTTTGTTTTGACTAACATGGATTTCACATTACTCTGGAGATACTTTGGGGTGACAAATGCCGCCATTAGTGCGATTGCCTTATTCGTTGGAGCAATGTATCTAGCTATTCAACACAAGGTACATTGGGTCGCAACAATCCCTGCGACATTCATGACAATGGTTGCTCTCACTTTCATTTTTAATGCACCGATCGGGTTTGGTCTACCCATGACCACTTCTTATATCTTAGGAGCAACTGGAACCATCGTTATTCTTGGATTGTTTGGTTATAAAGTAAAGTTAAACCGACAAGAAGCGAACTTTAAAATTGATGATGAAGAGAAGAAAGTAGCGTAA
- a CDS encoding LytR/AlgR family response regulator transcription factor, which yields MKKMIRTIIIDDEPLSRDELKFLLQNYNEVEIVAEAESGEKGLELIMMKEPDVAFIDIEMRQMSGLDLARTIQNMKKVPLIIFATAYPNYAAKAFRVEALDYLLKPFDEEQLHETMKRVKERFKSKISEKPNQVSKLAVEDEGRIVYLPPSEIVYLYREERETIICTKDRNYNLKAPIKELEEKLKGYPFFRTHKSYLVNLNKIEELIPWFNGAYQLKVEGKKGEIPVSRNYVKSLREQLEL from the coding sequence ATGAAAAAAATGATTAGGACAATAATTATCGATGATGAACCATTAAGTCGTGATGAGCTAAAGTTTTTACTACAAAACTACAATGAAGTAGAAATCGTCGCTGAAGCAGAGTCTGGTGAAAAAGGGTTAGAACTGATCATGATGAAAGAACCTGATGTTGCATTTATTGATATTGAGATGCGGCAAATGTCGGGTTTAGATTTAGCACGTACAATTCAAAATATGAAGAAGGTACCGCTTATTATTTTTGCTACAGCATATCCAAATTACGCAGCAAAAGCGTTTCGGGTAGAGGCATTGGACTACTTATTAAAACCTTTTGACGAAGAACAATTACATGAAACGATGAAAAGGGTAAAGGAACGTTTTAAGAGTAAAATTAGCGAAAAGCCAAATCAAGTATCAAAACTTGCGGTTGAGGACGAAGGTCGTATAGTTTATTTACCTCCATCTGAAATCGTTTATTTATATCGAGAAGAAAGAGAAACGATCATTTGTACAAAAGATCGAAATTATAACTTAAAGGCGCCCATTAAAGAATTAGAGGAAAAGCTTAAAGGGTACCCATTTTTCAGAACACATAAGAGTTATTTAGTAAACCTTAATAAGATAGAAGAACTGATTCCCTGGTTTAATGGAGCTTATCAATTAAAAGTAGAAGGAAAGAAAGGTGAAATCCCTGTTAGTAGAAATTATGTAAAATCTTTAAGGGAACAATTAGAACTATAA
- a CDS encoding LytS/YhcK type 5TM receptor domain-containing protein, which produces MWELLLVMIERLGIIIAVAFIITRLKFVRHLIEKREISITHKLSVIIIFGLFGIVGTYTGLTVNVEHATYSRWVLEIGDAEAIANSRVIGVVVAGLLGGWTVGLGAGVIAGVHRYFLGGFTGFACGLSTIIAGLIAGYFYKKNKDKNNIVSIKTALIVGMLAEAVQMSLILVLARPYYQAFNLVESIGIPMIIANGIGVAIFILIIRNVIHEEEKMGSLQAQKALRLADLTLNYLRKGLTERSAQKTSEILLKEINVDAVSVTNKENVLAFVGVGVDHHLSNQEIKTEATKRVLKDGELVIAKPDEIQCNSKSCPLRAAVIAPLKIKEDTIGTLKFYFKSEKDISPMIIELSKGLSTLLSNQLELSEVDRHLELAKQAEIKALQAQVSPHFLFNALNTIVALIRTDPMKARKLLISLSHYFRQNLAGTTATETSLEDELKHVKAYLAIEEARFADKLTVHYDIDEQVLSYKVPPMTLQPIVENAIKHGVKQLTNESFILIRAKQQVDSAKITVMDNGIGITEERLLEVGQENVTSETGTGIGLYNVNRRLQMMYGDYASLNIESKIDKGTSLSFTIAKERR; this is translated from the coding sequence ATGTGGGAACTTTTATTAGTAATGATCGAACGCTTAGGTATTATTATAGCAGTGGCGTTTATCATCACAAGATTAAAATTTGTTCGACATTTAATTGAAAAAAGAGAAATATCAATTACTCATAAACTTAGTGTCATTATCATTTTCGGTTTATTTGGAATTGTCGGAACGTATACAGGATTGACTGTTAATGTGGAACATGCTACATATAGCCGCTGGGTTTTAGAAATTGGAGATGCTGAGGCCATTGCGAATTCGCGAGTTATTGGAGTCGTCGTTGCTGGCTTATTAGGTGGATGGACAGTCGGCTTAGGAGCAGGGGTTATCGCGGGAGTTCATCGGTATTTCTTAGGGGGCTTCACTGGGTTTGCCTGTGGTTTATCGACAATAATTGCGGGGCTTATAGCGGGTTATTTTTACAAAAAAAATAAGGATAAAAATAACATCGTTTCAATTAAAACAGCATTAATCGTCGGCATGCTTGCAGAAGCAGTTCAAATGTCGCTAATCCTCGTTTTGGCAAGACCGTATTATCAAGCATTTAACTTGGTCGAAAGTATTGGAATTCCGATGATTATTGCCAATGGCATAGGGGTTGCTATTTTTATACTAATCATTCGTAATGTCATTCATGAAGAAGAGAAAATGGGTTCACTACAAGCACAAAAAGCGCTTAGACTCGCTGACTTAACATTAAATTATTTACGAAAAGGGTTAACTGAACGATCTGCACAAAAGACGAGTGAGATATTATTAAAGGAAATCAACGTTGATGCGGTTTCTGTCACGAATAAAGAAAACGTTTTAGCCTTTGTTGGGGTCGGAGTAGATCACCATTTAAGTAACCAAGAAATAAAAACAGAAGCAACCAAACGTGTGTTAAAAGACGGGGAATTAGTCATTGCAAAACCAGATGAAATCCAGTGTAATAGTAAAAGCTGCCCTTTGCGTGCAGCGGTTATTGCACCGTTAAAAATAAAGGAAGATACAATCGGAACTTTAAAGTTTTATTTTAAATCCGAAAAAGATATTTCTCCAATGATCATAGAACTAAGTAAGGGGCTTTCAACTTTACTTAGTAACCAGCTTGAACTTTCGGAAGTAGACCGTCACTTGGAGCTTGCGAAACAAGCAGAGATTAAAGCCCTACAAGCCCAAGTAAGCCCACACTTTTTATTTAATGCCTTAAATACGATTGTCGCATTGATTCGAACTGACCCAATGAAAGCAAGAAAGCTATTAATTTCACTTTCCCATTACTTTCGACAAAACTTAGCGGGTACAACTGCCACAGAGACGTCATTAGAAGATGAATTAAAGCATGTTAAAGCATATTTAGCAATTGAAGAGGCTAGATTTGCTGATAAACTTACGGTTCATTACGATATAGACGAACAAGTATTATCTTATAAAGTTCCACCGATGACTCTTCAACCCATTGTGGAAAATGCCATAAAGCACGGTGTGAAACAACTGACAAATGAAAGCTTTATCTTAATAAGGGCGAAACAACAAGTTGATAGTGCTAAAATAACAGTCATGGATAATGGGATTGGGATTACTGAAGAACGGTTGCTAGAAGTAGGTCAGGAAAATGTAACGTCCGAAACTGGGACAGGAATTGGACTTTATAATGTCAACCGTAGATTACAGATGATGTATGGAGACTACGCATCGCTTAATATTGAAAGTAAAATAGATAAAGGGACAAGTTTATCGTTTACGATAGCCAAAGAAAGGAGGTAG
- the ltrA gene encoding group II intron reverse transcriptase/maturase — protein MRETKPFSISKNAVLTAFERVKANKGTYGTDEQSIESFELDLKNNLYKLWNRMSSGSYFPKPVKAVAIPKKNGGTRTLGIPTVEDRVAQMVAKLYFEPTVEKLFYEDSHGYRPNKSAIQAIEATRKRCWRKDWVLEFDIKGLFDNIRHDYLIEMVKRHTNQEWVILYIQRWLTTPFQMEDGTLAERTSGTPQGGVISPVLANLFLHYTFDDFMAKEFPSIPWARYADDGIAHCTSLKQAKYLQRRLEERFQLFGLELNLEKTKIVYCKDDDRQRNYPTITFDFLGYTFRPRHSKNKYGKFFTNFLPAIADKAKKAIRKEVRSWRLQLKADKTLQDISNMFNKKIQGWINYYGHFYKSEMYSVLRYINSCLVKWVRRKYKKRKHRRRAEYWLGAIARRERKLFAHWKYGLLPAMNNGSRMS, from the coding sequence ATGCGAGAAACAAAACCGTTTAGTATTTCAAAGAATGCAGTTCTGACTGCATTTGAACGAGTAAAAGCCAATAAAGGGACATACGGGACTGATGAACAGTCTATTGAAAGTTTCGAACTAGACTTGAAGAATAATCTGTACAAACTATGGAATCGTATGTCTTCAGGAAGCTATTTTCCAAAACCAGTAAAAGCAGTAGCTATTCCCAAAAAGAATGGTGGAACAAGAACACTTGGAATACCTACAGTCGAAGACCGAGTGGCACAGATGGTTGCGAAACTATATTTTGAACCAACAGTGGAAAAATTGTTTTATGAAGATTCTCATGGATACCGACCAAACAAATCGGCAATCCAAGCGATCGAGGCTACAAGGAAAAGATGTTGGCGAAAAGACTGGGTGCTAGAGTTCGATATTAAGGGACTGTTTGATAATATCCGACATGATTACCTCATTGAAATGGTAAAACGACATACAAATCAAGAATGGGTCATCTTATATATACAAAGATGGCTAACTACCCCTTTTCAAATGGAGGACGGGACGTTAGCAGAGCGAACTTCTGGCACTCCGCAAGGAGGAGTCATCAGTCCAGTTCTTGCGAATCTATTTCTTCATTATACATTTGATGATTTTATGGCGAAGGAATTTCCAAGTATTCCTTGGGCAAGATACGCCGATGATGGAATAGCACATTGTACTTCATTGAAACAAGCAAAATATCTTCAACGAAGACTGGAAGAAAGATTTCAATTATTTGGATTGGAGTTGAACTTGGAGAAAACGAAAATTGTCTACTGTAAAGATGATGATAGACAACGGAACTATCCGACTATTACTTTTGATTTTCTCGGATACACATTTCGACCAAGACACTCAAAGAACAAATATGGAAAATTCTTCACAAACTTCTTACCAGCTATTGCTGATAAGGCAAAGAAAGCAATCAGAAAAGAAGTGAGAAGTTGGCGATTACAGCTCAAAGCAGATAAAACTCTGCAGGATATTTCCAACATGTTTAATAAGAAAATCCAAGGATGGATTAATTATTATGGACATTTCTATAAATCAGAAATGTATAGTGTATTGCGTTACATCAATAGCTGCTTGGTAAAATGGGTTCGCCGAAAATACAAGAAGCGAAAACATCGAAGAAGAGCAGAATATTGGTTAGGAGCTATTGCTCGGCGAGAACGCAAATTATTTGCGCATTGGAAATATGGATTACTACCGGCAATGAATAATGGGAGCCGTATGAGCTGA
- a CDS encoding spore coat protein, with protein MSDRIELEAANINKEIQRSEELIHVMNSCDITVSTTDTKAAVSLQASLQAVIALIINISIADSSKAEKITQDLLQSSKIKQQTIQKVVIDNSQGIDVTTTDTQIAANIQVLGQILGALIGTLDIA; from the coding sequence ATGAGTGACCGAATTGAATTAGAAGCTGCCAACATTAACAAAGAAATTCAACGTTCTGAAGAGTTAATTCATGTTATGAATTCTTGTGATATTACAGTGAGCACGACGGATACGAAAGCAGCGGTGTCTCTACAAGCTTCTTTACAAGCCGTTATTGCGTTAATCATTAATATTTCGATTGCCGATAGTAGTAAGGCAGAAAAAATTACCCAAGATTTACTTCAGTCTTCAAAAATTAAACAACAAACCATCCAAAAAGTTGTCATTGATAATTCACAAGGTATTGATGTTACAACTACAGACACTCAAATCGCTGCAAATATTCAGGTATTAGGTCAAATTCTAGGTGCCTTAATTGGAACATTAGATATCGCGTAA
- a CDS encoding thiol-disulfide oxidoreductase DCC family protein has protein sequence MSGIILFDGECNFCNQSLQFIIKRDRNGYFKFASLQSEIGKSLLEQLGLTQDMNSFVLIKNNQCYQKSSAALHVCRNLNGAWKFLWLFCVIPTPIRDFIYNVIAINRYRWFGQRGSCMVPSVEDQKRFLD, from the coding sequence ATGAGCGGTATTATTCTATTTGATGGTGAGTGTAACTTTTGCAATCAAAGTTTACAATTTATTATAAAAAGAGATCGTAATGGCTATTTTAAATTTGCTTCACTTCAAAGCGAAATTGGTAAAAGCTTACTAGAGCAGCTTGGATTAACTCAGGATATGAATAGCTTTGTCTTAATCAAGAATAACCAGTGTTATCAAAAATCAAGTGCGGCCTTACATGTTTGTCGCAATCTAAATGGAGCGTGGAAATTTCTCTGGCTATTTTGCGTCATTCCAACACCGATTCGAGATTTTATATATAATGTGATCGCAATAAATCGGTACCGATGGTTCGGCCAGAGAGGAAGTTGTATGGTACCGTCAGTAGAGGACCAGAAAAGATTTTTAGATTAG
- a CDS encoding MBL fold metallo-hydrolase: protein MTYGSDYKPIPAISFTSGEGVEILSDLYCYNVQIVNICLVGSRERNDFILVDAGMPGSANEIISITEKRFGSSSRPKAIILTHGHFDHVGAILELVSHWQVPVYAHKLELPFLTGKMSYPEPDPSVEGGIVAKLSSLFPNEPINLGVHIHPLPDDGSIPKMEGFRWIHTPGHTPGHVSLFRDADRTLIVGDAFVTVKQESLYSVITQEQQISGPPRYFTPDWKASWESVKKLESLRPSVAVTGHGLPMVGEALANNLSMLANDFGRIAVPDYGKYVNQIYKH from the coding sequence ATGACATATGGCAGTGATTATAAACCGATTCCTGCTATTTCATTTACAAGTGGTGAAGGGGTAGAGATACTCTCCGATTTATATTGTTATAATGTTCAAATTGTAAATATATGCTTAGTAGGGAGTCGGGAAAGGAATGATTTTATTTTAGTTGACGCGGGGATGCCAGGCTCCGCTAATGAAATTATTTCTATTACGGAAAAACGTTTTGGTTCAAGTAGTCGTCCAAAAGCAATTATTTTAACGCACGGACATTTTGACCATGTAGGAGCAATATTAGAGTTAGTAAGTCATTGGCAAGTACCTGTATATGCCCATAAATTAGAGTTACCTTTCCTAACAGGTAAAATGAGTTACCCCGAACCTGATCCTTCGGTAGAAGGGGGAATTGTCGCAAAGTTATCATCCCTGTTTCCAAATGAACCGATAAACCTAGGAGTGCATATTCATCCTCTACCAGATGATGGAAGCATTCCTAAAATGGAAGGATTTCGTTGGATCCATACCCCTGGTCATACTCCTGGCCATGTATCGTTGTTTCGAGATGCAGACCGAACCTTAATTGTAGGTGATGCCTTTGTAACGGTTAAGCAGGAATCTCTATATTCAGTTATAACCCAAGAACAACAAATAAGTGGTCCGCCAAGATACTTTACACCCGATTGGAAAGCTTCTTGGGAATCAGTAAAAAAATTAGAATCTTTAAGACCGTCGGTTGCAGTGACTGGACATGGATTACCAATGGTCGGAGAAGCGTTGGCAAATAATTTAAGTATGCTTGCTAATGATTTTGGCCGTATCGCTGTTCCTGACTACGGAAAGTATGTAAACCAAATTTATAAACATTAA
- a CDS encoding IS110 family transposase: MTYTLLNHIQGKNGSQWAKFIRETGTENLLMVAIDAAKYTHKAMICTFYGDILVKPFEFDASLTGLDIVKKHIREEREKYGMKEVVVGIETTGHYYEDLVRRCHKEGYRVRIINAATTDQERQALLNWSKTDNIDLMAIIQSLIHGRGTSSELRSGSIGSLQKLTRARRELVDDRTSTQNLIRMHIDHVFREFQGKSIWDNGKRKHVQPFSKLFGKAPRYMMRHYPHPNDILELGKEGLRELSIRENLKLRDSTIECLLDFAQSSISQPKENVEVDIYLLAQKLDRLELLDNQIKRLEKKIEDLFIETPGAIILAVPGIGVVTGAEFYAEMGDITDFDHAGQLIKLAGTNPIVKQSGGHKPSYYGISKQGRRPFRNIVYQVGKSLAVNNPEMRQRYLALKERGKHTRQAYVALGNRMIRLAFSMIRHQSLYRTDQENYVLVEVIRNKLRSPNVEKFFENFVSPGLTQSA, encoded by the coding sequence ATGACTTATACATTATTGAACCATATTCAAGGGAAAAACGGAAGTCAGTGGGCAAAGTTTATAAGAGAAACTGGGACTGAAAACCTATTAATGGTGGCAATTGATGCGGCTAAGTATACACATAAAGCAATGATTTGTACGTTCTATGGGGATATATTAGTTAAACCGTTTGAGTTTGATGCGTCTCTAACAGGGTTAGACATAGTTAAAAAGCATATTCGGGAGGAAAGAGAAAAGTATGGTATGAAAGAGGTTGTGGTAGGAATTGAAACCACTGGGCATTATTACGAAGATCTTGTTCGTCGATGTCATAAAGAAGGATACCGTGTCCGAATCATAAATGCAGCGACAACGGACCAAGAAAGGCAAGCTCTCTTAAATTGGTCTAAAACAGATAATATTGATCTCATGGCTATTATACAGTCATTGATCCACGGGAGAGGAACATCTAGTGAGCTACGTTCAGGCAGTATAGGTTCTTTACAAAAATTAACTCGCGCACGCCGTGAATTAGTTGATGACCGGACTTCTACACAGAACTTAATTCGGATGCATATAGACCATGTATTTCGTGAATTCCAAGGAAAAAGTATTTGGGATAATGGAAAGCGAAAACATGTCCAACCCTTCTCTAAATTGTTTGGTAAAGCCCCGCGCTATATGATGAGACATTACCCACACCCTAACGATATTCTAGAACTGGGTAAAGAAGGGTTACGTGAGTTATCTATTCGTGAAAATTTGAAACTGCGTGATAGTACGATTGAATGTTTACTAGATTTTGCACAAAGCTCTATTTCTCAGCCTAAGGAGAATGTAGAGGTTGATATCTATCTTCTTGCTCAAAAATTAGACCGGTTAGAATTATTAGATAATCAAATTAAACGGTTAGAGAAGAAAATTGAAGACCTGTTTATCGAGACCCCTGGCGCTATTATTTTAGCTGTACCTGGAATAGGAGTTGTTACGGGTGCTGAATTCTATGCAGAAATGGGGGATATCACCGATTTTGACCATGCAGGACAACTAATAAAGCTAGCTGGTACAAATCCGATAGTCAAACAATCTGGAGGCCATAAACCTAGTTATTACGGCATTTCTAAACAAGGAAGGCGCCCGTTCAGAAACATTGTGTACCAGGTAGGAAAATCTTTAGCTGTCAATAACCCTGAGATGAGACAGAGATATTTGGCCCTGAAAGAGCGTGGGAAACACACTCGCCAAGCTTACGTTGCTTTAGGAAACCGTATGATACGTCTAGCCTTTTCAATGATTCGACATCAGTCATTATACCGTACTGATCAAGAAAACTATGTGTTAGTAGAAGTCATAAGAAATAAACTGCGAAGTCCCAATGTAGAAAAATTCTTTGAAAACTTTGTCTCACCAGGACTTACTCAATCTGCTTAA
- a CDS encoding alpha/beta fold hydrolase, with product MLHYHRQGTGEPLLLIHGFLSTNRVYDKVRPDLIDTYDVISIDLPGHGKSPLSNEKTVYDYTKRIIELLTFLKLKRVTWIGHSLGGYITMAAVEKYTDYVKRAAFVYSSPVADSEKEKAQRVEHIALVEREGVTALAQKRLPLYFAFQGNPKDVIEAFRHAEQTTVEGAKAALHALKERPNQVEMLDRVDIPMLFIEGKKDLSESPFHATSTQITKVTTNTSHMGMMDNPQEFITELQKWLE from the coding sequence TTGTTACATTATCATCGTCAAGGTACGGGTGAACCTCTTCTCTTAATACATGGATTTTTAAGTACAAATCGCGTTTACGATAAAGTCAGACCTGATTTAATCGATACATATGATGTAATATCAATTGATCTCCCGGGTCATGGAAAGTCACCACTATCGAATGAAAAAACAGTTTATGACTATACCAAAAGAATTATTGAATTGCTAACATTTTTAAAACTAAAAAGGGTAACCTGGATCGGTCACTCATTGGGTGGCTATATAACAATGGCAGCTGTAGAGAAATATACTGACTATGTTAAAAGAGCTGCATTTGTTTATTCCTCTCCAGTTGCAGATAGTGAAAAAGAAAAAGCACAACGAGTTGAACATATTGCCTTGGTTGAAAGAGAGGGGGTAACTGCACTTGCTCAGAAACGACTCCCACTTTATTTTGCGTTTCAAGGCAACCCCAAGGATGTTATTGAAGCTTTTCGACATGCAGAGCAAACGACAGTTGAAGGAGCGAAAGCCGCATTACATGCGTTGAAAGAACGACCAAATCAAGTAGAAATGCTTGATAGAGTAGATATACCGATGCTTTTTATAGAAGGAAAAAAAGACTTATCAGAAAGTCCTTTTCATGCAACGTCGACACAAATTACAAAAGTAACGACCAATACTTCGCATATGGGAATGATGGATAACCCTCAAGAATTTATTACGGAATTACAAAAGTGGTTGGAGTAA
- a CDS encoding MarR family winged helix-turn-helix transcriptional regulator: MKLSLHDYISIKIHQTDLHLTSYIKAKLEAFNIAPEQNLIMMLLWEKDGLTQNQISLKLNKDKTNIARMASNLEKKGFISRRNCNDDRRSVKLFLTPDGKALGEKVIPITEEFNENVIKDITDEELELLEKILIKMSKNVDCFYK; the protein is encoded by the coding sequence TTGAAACTATCTTTACATGACTATATTAGTATTAAGATTCACCAAACAGATTTACATTTAACAAGTTATATTAAAGCTAAGTTAGAAGCTTTTAATATTGCTCCAGAACAAAATTTGATCATGATGCTTCTTTGGGAAAAGGATGGTTTAACACAAAATCAAATCTCCCTCAAGCTTAACAAAGATAAAACAAACATTGCACGTATGGCTTCTAACCTCGAAAAAAAAGGCTTTATTTCGAGAAGGAACTGCAATGATGATCGTCGGTCAGTGAAGTTATTTTTAACGCCTGATGGCAAAGCGCTTGGTGAAAAAGTAATTCCTATCACAGAAGAATTTAATGAAAATGTGATAAAGGATATTACAGATGAAGAATTAGAACTATTAGAAAAAATTCTAATTAAGATGAGCAAGAATGTAGACTGTTTTTACAAGTAA